In Elaeis guineensis isolate ETL-2024a chromosome 1, EG11, whole genome shotgun sequence, a genomic segment contains:
- the LOC105049819 gene encoding uncharacterized protein has protein sequence MSYPLEQQQQQPAPPSPVYDAVSTANGGGSYGPVIGVLAVIAVLGVIAGIVGRLCSGRRIFGYGYDFEGWIERKCAACIDGRLELRPPQAAAAATTGGAGPGANGSGGAAAGAAAGGAGAGGKQAAQNPARTAET, from the coding sequence ATGTCGTACCCGCTGgagcagcaacagcagcagccAGCGCCGCCCTCGCCGGTGTACGACGCGGTGTCGACGGCGAACGGTGGGGGGTCGTACGGGCCGGTGATCGGCGTGCTCGCCGTGATAGCGGTGCTCGGAGTGATCGCGGGGATCGTGGGGCGGCTCTGCTCCGGGCGGAGGATATTCGGGTACGGCTACGACTTCGAGGGGTGGATCGAGCGCAAGTGCGCCGCCTGCATCGACGGTAGGTTGGAGCTCCGTCCGCCACAGGCGGCGGCTGCGGCGACGACGGGAGGAGCGGGGCCGGGCGCGAATGGAAGCGGTGGAGCTGCTGCGGGGGCGGCGGCGGGAGGAGCGGGGGCGGGCGGTAAACAGGCGGCGCAGAACCCGGCGAGGACGGCCGAGACCTGA